The Natribaculum luteum genome contains the following window.
CCGCGATCCGTCGACCGACGACCGCGGCTTCACCGGCTTTCTCACCGACTTCGGGCTCGAGGCTGGAGCCGTCGCGACGACGAACACGTGGGAACTGCCGGGACTGGTTACCGTGGCGGCGGACCCGGACGATGCCAGTCTCGCTGTCGAGCACGTCGCCTCGCTGGGCGGCGGCTGGGCCATCGTGCGAGACGGCGAGGTCGTCGCCGACCTCCCGATGCCCATCGCGGGTGCTGCAGCCGACGAGCCGATTCCGGCGGTCGCGGCGGGGTTCGAGACGCTCGAGGCGACGCTGTCCGAACTCGGCGTCGACGTCGACCGCCCGCTGCTGACGGTCCAGACGCTGTCGTTCCCCGGCGTGCCGACGCTGAAACTCTCGTTTTCGGGCTACGCGGACCTCCTCGACAGATCGATCGTCGGTCTCGAGGTCGACGCGGCGTCCGACGCGTGATCGCACCGGAGAAAGTCGCTTCGGCTCATACTGCTGGACAACACGGTTCAGACATCGATCGCACTCGAGACGCTGTCGTCGCTGCCGACAGCCGAGACGCGATCGAGTATGTACTGACTGTTGTCCGGTAGTATCAGTAGGTCGGCTCCTCTTCCGGTTCGCCGTCGCGCTGGTTGACGACGCGGGCGAACGTGAACAGGCCGTCTGAGAGCCGGTTCAGGTACTCGATCGCCTGTTCGTTGACTGGTTCTTCGCTGGCGAGCGCGACCGCTCGCCGCTCGGCGCGACGGCAGACGGTCCGGACGTGGTGCAGGCGAGCGCCGTGTTCGCTTCCCGTCGGGAGGATGAACGACGTCAGCGGCTCGAGTTCCTCGTCGTACTCGTCGATCCAGTCTTCGATCGTCTCGACGTGCTCGGTCCGGACGACCGGGTCGTCCTCGTCTGCGTCCGGGTTCGCGAAATCCGCCTGGACGACGTGGAGGTGGTTCTGGATCGCCTCGAGTCGCTCGTCGACGTCCTCGTAGCCCGTCGGTCGGACGGTGCCGATGAGGGCGTTGAGTTCGTCGACCACACCGTAGGCCTCGATGCGACTGCTGGCTTTCGAGACGCGGGTCATGTCCCGCAGATCCGTCTTCCCCTCGTCACCGCGGCCGGTGTAGATCGTCATGCTCGGAGAGAGGGAGGCTCGTCACTTAGTTCCGCCGTCGGCGGCGATCACCGCCGGCCCGACTCGCCTATGCCTGGAGTTCGTCACCCCGGTGATCGCCGCTGAAACGCGCCGGTCTGTCCGCGTCGTTCGAACCCTTCGCGACCGGGCGGCCGTACCCGACGAATGTCGAGTGGGCGGTCACTCGCCACGCCGGGACCCGAACGTCCTAATTTTGTATCGCAGTATATGATTTATCTAACTTGCGTCGCCCGCGCGAGGATCGGCGAGGTTCGTCGAAATCAGTACGTTAAACTCGATTCGGGACCGACTCGAGATATGGCCCTAGAACTCGAGCACGAGTGTCCGA
Protein-coding sequences here:
- a CDS encoding cob(I)yrinic acid a,c-diamide adenosyltransferase, yielding MTIYTGRGDEGKTDLRDMTRVSKASSRIEAYGVVDELNALIGTVRPTGYEDVDERLEAIQNHLHVVQADFANPDADEDDPVVRTEHVETIEDWIDEYDEELEPLTSFILPTGSEHGARLHHVRTVCRRAERRAVALASEEPVNEQAIEYLNRLSDGLFTFARVVNQRDGEPEEEPTY